In one window of Limnohabitans sp. MORI2 DNA:
- a CDS encoding FAD-dependent oxidoreductase — protein MRQHVILGAGPAGVIAAETLRKHAPQDRIIVVGDEHEPPYSRMAIPYLLIGNVDERGTYLRKSDDHFAQLRVELVRARAQSVNPTKKEVVLDNGQTLAFDCLLIATGSKPVQPPIPGIDSPQVHTCWTLDDARAIQQLAKPGARVLQMGAGFIGCIIMEALATRGVKLSVVEMGDRMVPRMMGPVAGGMIRDWCETKGVQVFTGAKVEAIVPTQDAPTGVLSKLAQTVGLGDPPTDAPLRVRLSNGQKIEADLVISATGVKPNIAFLKDSGITCLQGVLTDERLQTNVPGIYAAGDCAEAYDKVSGTTIVSAIQPNAAEQARVAALNMVGQHTELKGVTQINVLDTLGLISTSFGHWQGVPGGEHVALTADGKHLSLQFSGDVMVGCNSVGWTEHVGVMRGLVEGRIHLGEWKDKLLLDPTLLVEAYLACAQGQGHWHGANDTRRRA, from the coding sequence ATGCGCCAGCACGTTATTTTGGGAGCCGGCCCAGCGGGCGTGATTGCAGCGGAAACGCTGCGCAAACACGCTCCGCAAGACCGCATCATCGTGGTGGGGGACGAGCACGAGCCACCGTACTCGCGCATGGCCATTCCTTACTTGCTGATCGGCAATGTCGATGAGCGTGGCACTTACCTACGCAAGTCGGATGACCACTTTGCGCAATTGCGCGTTGAGCTGGTGCGTGCGCGTGCCCAATCGGTGAACCCTACAAAAAAAGAAGTGGTGTTGGACAACGGGCAAACCTTGGCGTTTGATTGTTTGTTGATTGCGACGGGTTCTAAGCCTGTGCAACCGCCCATTCCTGGGATTGACAGCCCGCAGGTACATACCTGCTGGACGCTGGATGACGCGCGCGCCATTCAGCAACTGGCCAAGCCGGGTGCACGCGTGTTGCAAATGGGTGCTGGCTTTATTGGTTGCATCATCATGGAAGCCTTGGCGACGCGTGGCGTCAAGCTGAGCGTGGTGGAAATGGGCGACCGCATGGTGCCTCGCATGATGGGTCCTGTGGCGGGCGGCATGATTCGCGATTGGTGCGAGACCAAAGGCGTGCAGGTGTTCACAGGAGCGAAGGTAGAGGCCATTGTGCCTACGCAGGATGCACCTACGGGCGTGCTGTCTAAGCTGGCACAAACGGTGGGTTTGGGGGATCCTCCGACGGATGCGCCTTTGCGGGTGCGTTTGTCTAACGGTCAAAAAATCGAAGCTGATTTGGTCATCAGTGCCACGGGTGTCAAACCGAATATCGCTTTCCTCAAAGACTCCGGCATCACTTGCTTGCAGGGCGTGCTGACCGATGAGCGTTTGCAAACCAATGTGCCTGGCATTTATGCGGCAGGTGATTGCGCCGAGGCCTATGACAAGGTCAGTGGGACCACCATCGTGAGCGCCATTCAACCCAACGCTGCAGAGCAAGCCCGTGTGGCTGCACTCAATATGGTGGGGCAACACACGGAGCTCAAGGGTGTGACACAAATCAACGTGTTGGACACTTTGGGCTTGATCTCTACGAGTTTTGGTCACTGGCAAGGCGTGCCCGGTGGCGAACACGTTGCTTTGACAGCGGATGGCAAGCATCTGAGCTTGCAATTCAGTGGCGATGTGATGGTGGGTTGCAACAGTGTGGGCTGGACTGAGCATGTGGGCGTGATGCGCGGCTTGGTAGAAGGGCGCATTCACTTGGGTGAGTGGAAAGACAAACTCTTGCTTGATCCCACTTTGTTGGTTGAGGCTTACCTTGCATGTGCGCAAGGACAAGGTCACTGGCATGGCGCGAACGATACGCGCCGCCGCGCATAA
- a CDS encoding ParA family protein, whose protein sequence is MKVIVVANPKGGAGKSTLSTNIAGYFASQGHTVMLGDADTQQSSKLWLTQRPEVLPKISTWEYEADLVLTAKPPQGTTHVVIDTPGGISGWRLKEVILRADKVIVPVMPSLFDMQATQNFLLQLVSITQGLPTDVRVIGNRVDARTISASNLRQFVESLDVQVLSYLRDTQYYLHMAAHGLSLFDITPSKVAKDLEQWQPICKWLDQD, encoded by the coding sequence ATGAAAGTTATTGTTGTTGCTAACCCCAAAGGGGGCGCTGGCAAATCCACCTTGTCCACCAACATCGCGGGCTACTTTGCCAGCCAAGGGCACACCGTCATGCTCGGCGATGCCGACACTCAACAGTCGTCCAAGCTCTGGCTCACACAACGCCCCGAGGTGCTTCCCAAAATTTCCACATGGGAATACGAAGCCGATTTGGTTCTCACCGCCAAACCGCCACAAGGCACAACGCATGTGGTGATTGATACGCCCGGTGGCATCAGCGGTTGGCGACTCAAAGAAGTCATTCTTCGGGCAGACAAAGTCATCGTGCCTGTTATGCCCAGTTTGTTTGACATGCAAGCCACACAAAACTTTTTGCTCCAACTCGTCAGCATCACTCAAGGCTTGCCTACCGACGTACGCGTCATTGGTAACCGTGTGGATGCACGCACCATCTCTGCATCGAACCTGCGTCAATTTGTCGAGTCGCTTGACGTGCAAGTGCTGAGCTATTTACGCGACACGCAGTACTACTTGCACATGGCTGCGCATGGTTTGTCCTTGTTTGACATCACGCCATCCAAAGTCGCCAAAGACTTAGAGCAATGGCAACCTATTTGCAAATGGCTCGACCAAGACTGA
- a CDS encoding pyridoxal phosphate-dependent aminotransferase, with the protein MTTPHLDTKFPKIGTTIFTVMSALATEKNAVNLGQGFPDFDCDPKLVACVNDAMTHGLNQYPPMTGVPALREAVADKIESLYQHRYDPTNEITITAGATQAILSIILAVVRAGDEVIVLEPCYDSYIPNIDMAGGVAVRVPLTPGTFRPDFDKIAAAITPKTRAIIVNSPHNPSATVWTREEMLKLQELLAPTNIVLISDEVYEHMVYAPLQHLSASSFPGLAERAFIVSSFGKTFHVTGWKIGYVAAPAAYSAEFRKVHQFNVFTVNTPVQHGLAAFLKDPQPYLQLPAFYAAKRDLFRQGLANTKFELLPSEGSYFQCVRIDKLGVPEKDLSEADFCKWLTTEIGVAAIPLSAFYADGFDQRVVRFCFAKKDETLKLALSRLARL; encoded by the coding sequence ATGACCACACCGCACCTCGACACCAAGTTCCCCAAAATCGGCACCACCATTTTCACGGTCATGTCGGCATTGGCCACCGAAAAAAATGCCGTCAACCTCGGCCAAGGCTTCCCCGACTTTGATTGCGACCCCAAGCTCGTCGCCTGCGTGAACGACGCCATGACCCATGGACTCAACCAATACCCGCCCATGACGGGTGTGCCTGCGCTGCGCGAAGCCGTGGCCGACAAGATTGAGTCGCTCTACCAGCACCGCTACGACCCCACCAACGAAATCACCATCACCGCGGGTGCGACACAAGCCATCCTCAGCATCATCCTGGCTGTGGTGCGTGCGGGTGATGAGGTGATCGTGCTCGAGCCCTGCTACGACAGCTACATCCCCAACATCGACATGGCGGGCGGCGTGGCCGTGCGCGTGCCACTCACCCCCGGCACATTCCGACCTGACTTCGACAAAATTGCGGCGGCCATCACCCCCAAGACCCGCGCCATCATCGTCAACAGCCCGCACAACCCCAGCGCCACCGTGTGGACGCGCGAGGAAATGCTCAAGCTGCAAGAACTGCTCGCGCCCACCAACATCGTGCTCATCAGCGACGAGGTGTACGAGCACATGGTCTACGCGCCGCTGCAACACTTAAGCGCCTCCAGCTTCCCCGGTTTGGCCGAGCGTGCGTTCATCGTGTCGAGCTTTGGCAAAACCTTCCACGTCACCGGCTGGAAAATTGGCTATGTGGCTGCGCCTGCGGCGTACAGCGCCGAGTTCCGCAAGGTGCATCAGTTCAATGTGTTTACGGTCAACACGCCTGTGCAACACGGCTTGGCGGCGTTCCTCAAAGACCCGCAGCCTTATTTGCAACTGCCGGCGTTTTACGCCGCCAAACGCGACCTGTTTCGCCAAGGCTTGGCCAACACCAAGTTTGAGTTGTTGCCCTCAGAGGGCAGCTACTTTCAGTGCGTACGCATCGACAAATTGGGCGTACCCGAAAAAGACCTGAGCGAAGCCGACTTCTGCAAATGGCTCACCACTGAAATTGGCGTGGCTGCCATTCCTTTGTCAGCTTTTTACGCCGATGGTTTTGACCAACGTGTGGTGCGCTTTTGCTTTGCCAAAAAAGATGAAACATTAAAACTAGCGCTGAGCCGCTTGGCTCGCCTGTGA
- a CDS encoding cyanophycinase: MPLLSRRLLLGTVVCTALPLHLAAQTLTQNAKKSGHLVIIGGAEDRQQDRIILRKFLELSGGPTAKIRFITAASGVPDAVWASYQAVFRDLGALDCEVVPMLTREDASKPNVISQIANADGIFITGGDQTRLMACLWESPAFQALHRAFFVNGACVAGTSAGAAVMSRHMLAQGTPTAAPQKDTVSTDIGLGFVANAIVDQHFSQRHRLSRLLSAIAQRPDLLGVGIDEDTALIIEPNQSIEIAGKGSVTLVDPRRARTNREAIEDGDKLEMLGLQLHVLPAGRRYVLPPLTKARKPSSPFGDALEQLAKPGPMRG, encoded by the coding sequence ATGCCCCTCCTCTCTCGTCGTTTGCTCTTGGGTACCGTGGTATGCACCGCACTGCCTTTGCATTTAGCAGCGCAAACACTGACACAAAACGCCAAAAAATCAGGCCATCTGGTCATCATTGGCGGTGCAGAGGATCGCCAGCAAGATCGAATCATTTTGCGCAAATTCTTAGAGCTCAGTGGCGGTCCAACGGCAAAGATTCGTTTCATCACGGCAGCCAGCGGTGTGCCCGATGCGGTATGGGCCAGCTACCAAGCTGTGTTCAGAGATTTAGGTGCACTCGACTGCGAGGTCGTGCCCATGCTGACGCGCGAAGATGCATCCAAGCCTAACGTGATCAGCCAAATTGCCAATGCGGATGGCATCTTCATCACCGGGGGGGACCAAACACGGCTCATGGCTTGCTTGTGGGAGTCGCCCGCATTTCAGGCCCTGCACCGCGCATTCTTTGTCAACGGTGCCTGTGTCGCTGGTACCAGTGCTGGGGCTGCCGTCATGTCGCGCCACATGCTGGCACAAGGCACGCCCACCGCAGCGCCACAAAAAGACACCGTATCCACTGACATTGGTCTAGGCTTTGTGGCCAACGCCATTGTTGACCAACATTTTTCACAACGTCACCGCTTGAGTCGCCTGCTCTCAGCCATTGCCCAACGTCCGGATCTTTTAGGGGTAGGCATTGACGAAGACACAGCCCTGATCATTGAACCCAATCAGTCCATCGAAATTGCGGGCAAAGGCTCTGTGACCTTGGTCGACCCTCGCCGAGCACGCACCAATCGCGAGGCCATTGAAGACGGCGACAAATTAGAAATGTTGGGGTTGCAGCTGCATGTGTTGCCCGCAGGTAGGCGCTATGTCCTGCCGCCTTTGACCAAAGCACGTAAGCCCAGCTCACCGTTTGGCGATGCCCTTGAACAACTGGCTAAACCTGGCCCTATGCGTGGTTAG
- a CDS encoding MoaD/ThiS family protein yields the protein MRITLKLFATLTDYLPAHARVGNQMELEVAETDTILDILAPFALPPQLVHLVLVNGHYIAPEVRGSTCLKEADALAIWPPIAGG from the coding sequence ATGCGAATCACACTCAAACTCTTTGCCACCCTGACCGACTATTTGCCAGCGCACGCGCGTGTGGGCAACCAGATGGAGTTGGAGGTGGCTGAGACCGATACGATCCTCGATATCTTGGCGCCTTTTGCTTTGCCGCCCCAGCTGGTGCATTTGGTCTTGGTCAATGGCCACTACATTGCCCCAGAAGTTCGTGGCAGCACTTGCTTGAAAGAGGCCGACGCCTTGGCAATTTGGCCGCCCATTGCAGGCGGCTAG